The DNA segment CCCTGATCAGGGCCATGGCCATACCTCCGGAGCTTAAGCTTGCTTTAAGCATTATTTTACCACATTAATATTCATCCTGTAATGAATATCCGGCCTGCTTGGCCGGAATTTGTTCTTTTTTCTGAAATTTCATGTTTTATAATTTATACCCCGTGGGCCGAGCACAGCTCAATAAAGGCATTGAGCAGGTCGGTTTCGGTAATGATGCCCACCAGCCGGCCGTTCTCCACCACGGGCAGGCAGCTGATCTTTTTGTCCAGCATCAGCCGGGCGGCGGTTTTGATATCGTCCTCCGGGCCGGCGGTAAATATGTATTTGTAGCTCATGGCCCAGCTCACCGGCGTTTCCGGGTACCCGCCCGGGCGGGTGAGTACTTTTTCAATGTCGTGTTCCACAATCACGCCCACCAGCCGGCCGTTTTCCAGTACCGGCAGCCGGCGCAGCCCCTTTTTCTGCATCAAAGTCAGGGCCTCTTTTATCGAAGCATTGGCGTTTATGGTCACCACATCGCGCACCATTCTATCTTTTACTTTCATCCCGCCACCTCATTTCCTGATATTATTCAACTGACCTGACAAAGTTTTATAAATTATAACACAAGAAATTTCAGGAAAAAAGGACAAATTCCGGCCAGAAATCCCTGGTTTCATTATATCATGAATATTTATAATATTTAGATAATATATTGACTATTTCATGACAAAACGTTATTTTTAGAGCAAA comes from the Desulfurispora thermophila DSM 16022 genome and includes:
- a CDS encoding CBS domain-containing protein, producing MKVKDRMVRDVVTINANASIKEALTLMQKKGLRRLPVLENGRLVGVIVEHDIEKVLTRPGGYPETPVSWAMSYKYIFTAGPEDDIKTAARLMLDKKISCLPVVENGRLVGIITETDLLNAFIELCSAHGV